In Syngnathoides biaculeatus isolate LvHL_M chromosome 19, ASM1980259v1, whole genome shotgun sequence, the genomic window GGTTTTACAACAGAGGTTGCGGGGGTGGGCGGCAAAGCAAAACCTGTCCCGGCGCGAGACAGAAagccaaaccccccccccctccccctttgaAATGTTTGGCGGGGGTTTTGGCTACAGGGGCAAGATCCTGGCCAAGAAGATCAACGTGCGCATCGAGCACGTGAAGCACTCGAAGAGCCGCGACAGCTTCCTGCAGCGCGTCAAGGAGAACGAGCGCAAGAAGATGGAGGCCAAGCAGAACGGCACCTGGGTGGAGCTCAAGCGGCAGGTAGCGGCGTTAGACGCGGCCAAAGTCACCTGTGACGTTCTCATCCGTGATTTGACCTGTTTCtaacaaatgttttcaatgtcacCCTCGCTCTCCGCACAGCCCGCTGCGCCCCGCGAGGCCCACTTTGTCAGCACCAAGAAGAACAAGCCACAGCTGCTGGAGCCCATTCCCTACGAGTTCATGGCATAAACGTGCtcgttcaaataaaaatgtttggacaCAGCTGGAAACTCTTCACGCGTCTCCTTTTACATTAAAGAGCAAAATGGATCGCAAGTGGGAAAAATGGAAGTGTATTAAAGTGCTCAAGTTTATACTGCATCTTACAAGTACTCTAAATGAAGCAATCCAAATATTAGATTATGTAATTGGGAGCAAATTGACCTTTTAGAGTATTTTCCTCACGTTTGTTTTTCACTTGCTATAGAAAAATGTTTCTACCATATTCAACATTTTGAGATGTGCCAGTACTTCGGGTTTGATCACATATTTGTGACAATATTCTTgagaaaaatgaacattttgcttCGCATTCTGAAAAGTCTGTTTTTATCCACTGCAAAATAAAGTATATCTTAATGATTCAATCTGCAAATTATCAAGATTAATAGGAAAATGAGAACGTTTACAATAATGAAGGCCATCTTCCACTcgagtcaccgatggtgtagtggtacacacgcctgcctttggcgtgggatcaattcccgctcggtgatggtgtcgatatctgtgactgactggcgaccagttcagggtatagtctgccttttgcccgaagccagctgggataggctccagctttcatgcaacccttgtgaggataagcagcttggataatgaaacGACATCTTCCAGTCAAATGAATACGCCTAAATCATACATGAACCCAATGAgtgtttttatacaaatatttactgttatTATGAAATGACTGTGTTGGGTGGTGGGCCGCCGCTTTTCGTAATAGGTGCGTGTTCGTAAGGTGAGGATCCCACAGTAGTAGCAGTTTTACgatgagtccactagggggcagtGTCTATCAAGTGAAATTGATATCAGGGTCTCCCGAATCATATTTCCTTGTAGGCTAAAATGCAACTGCACATCCTGTTTTATGTTGTCAACATTTTAGTACATTTCTTAGTGTAGTCGACTCATTTGATGAATTCAGGAGCGGTTTTGCTTTGTCCTGAATTACTCATCGAAGTGCGTTTTGTAGACGCAACAGTAAGAATATTTCagtaaatattgcatttgaatgaaaaaatactTAGAGGCCTTAAATATGaagcaataaaatgaaaagtaagAAGTCTGAGCACGCCTTGTTCACATGAGCACATTTTCTCAACACCCACGTTTGCAACCCCCAAGTAGAGGGCATACACGtaatcataaataaaaataatcttcggcaaacaaaaatcaaaatagtgTTCGGAAAAggatgaaataaatgtttttccccacttttgcGAGGAGGACCGCCTGCCACTTGTTTAATCAGCGCGAGGCTCGACATGCCTGACCGCTTATGTGACAAATATGTTATCTGGTCCAAGCTGGGTACTTCATCCAATATTGACACAAATTAGCACCGGTCGGCCAAGATAGCGCCGAGGTGACAGGATGAAAAGTGGGGACGCGATAAAGAACGCTTTTATTTTCGCTCACGTGAAGATGACGGATGTCCCGAAAGTGCGGAAACTTCTCCTAAAATGTTTATTAGCGGCGACGCTAGCTTAATTAGCATCCTGTGCGAGTTTTTTACTACAACacactttttaaatattatcctttttttcccctcttgtcTGTTTTCAGGATGCCGTCAAGTAACTCTCACGACCCCCGACGTATTTTTGAGAAGTTTCCTCCCCCCTCAGGTCAGGGAATTCAAGTCTTATCGGCGCCGAGCGCTACAAGggataagataaaaaaaaggcGGGAAAACAAAATGCGATTGATCAACAAGCAAGTTTGCGGCCTTTGTATTGATCCACggtgtctgcattttttttttgtttttttttttgcttgtaggGTTCTAGATAAGGAGGCGCTGATAAGTTTTGGATACACTGTGCATTCCGTCCACTTTTTGCACTTTTTAACAGGTACGTTAACAACGTCGACAAATTGTAAACACCACTTacggaaaatgtttttgttttttttctttttttttgagatcATAATTGCAAAAACTGGAGATAAATAAAATTATGAGCAGTGGTCACAGCAGGATGTGccgaaataaaataaataagtcaTGTCACAATTagctaaaaagaagaaaaaaaacaataaataattagCCACCAGTCACCTCAGAATGAGTCCAAAAACTAAATTAGTCACATCAGAATAAAgtgatataattaaaaaaaaataatgagttggaaaaaaaattaataaaatatatacattaattCGCCACTTGTCAtgtcagaataaaaaaatataaaatcccAAATATTAGCCGCCCCacgcccaaaaaaaacaaacaaaaaaaaaaaaacaagtaaaaaaattaattcatcaCTAGTCGTGGTCAGAATGAATCGGTCAATCCGAAAATAAATACGTagataaatatttttctgtCGAGTGAACCGCTTACAGCTCTCAGCATGTGTGTGACTCACTGttggggggtgcggggggggggggttgttactTATTGAATGAACAAGATGCAAACACGTAAGAGAgagcgggaggaggaggaggagatatTTGGATAAAAGCTAACGTGGAGTCGGAACTCCTCAATCACACATTTGACACACACAGGGTTGAGTGTGTGCGCTCAAGCAGCAGCTTCAAGCAGCTGCATCGACCACGCGTGTTACATATTAAccgcgcacacacacgtttgGAGGGGACGGAAGAATGACAATTTTGGAGGAAACACAACCGACAATCACTTTGCCGATGCCAGTCGTTCCGagtccaaaatggctgctttcaAGCCATCGCGGCCGACTCACCGTTCCATTTTCTGCGCGTTCCGTGATGATAACATACGACCAGTTGAGTGTGTCATAATATTTTTCCATCAATCTGAAATGCATACAACTTTATTATTATAACacgctgactttattttttcaaacgtTGTTTTCgtcgctgggatgggctccggcactcccgcgaccctcgtgaggataagcggctgaggaaACGGACGGACGGGCGGTAAGTGATGGGTGTGGGCACGCAAAGGGTGCGTTTGGGAGAGGTGTGTGTAGTCGCGACAAAGGCTGAGGGAAAGCCCACTACAGGCCAAACACAGTGGgcactgtgtgtgcgtgtgcatgcgttAGGCGTGGCGTCACCGGCTGCTGTTATCAGTCGGTCAGGctcatatatgtgtgtgtgtatatgcgtgTATTGATCGGCCCGCCCGGGGTGCGGGTTGGAGGGGACCGGATGGGGCTGATAAGCTCGTtcccccctacacacacacacacacacacacttcgtCCTCCCTCCCCCCCGGCGTGCTCACCTGGAGCGTGGGAGGGCACTGAGGTAACGTCCAACAGGCTCTCAATAGGCCTCATTCACGCAAGGCAGTCAAAAGGTTTCACGTGGGAGCAGAGGGCCGTGTTTAGACAGCAAGATAGCGGCGCCGAATTCCGCGCCGTTGTTTGTTTTGCCGGGCCTCGGCGTTCTTCCGTCAGGCGAGAAGCGCTTTTGCGGCGAGAGTCGCAAGGGACCCCACCTCGTCCCCGTGAATTCTGCCTAGCGACAAAATGGCCGACTCCTTATTCGATTTTGCgcatgggctttttttttgtgtgttccgcCACAACAGACATGTTGGTCAAGGGCGCCCATTTTCATGActattctccttttttttccacataccgtaatttccggcctacagagcgcacctgattataagcctcacccagtatatttgtaaaggaaataccatttggtaccgcacctgcgtaaaagccgcaagtgcccacattgaaacacgagatatttacaaaaaaaaaaaaagtttgaaagttttaataccttagtttagcttaacatagcagcaacacagtagtacaaacagggctgttaaaaaaaaaccagccacggcagctagctacacagcaggaacacgctagGCAGTTCTAtcaggccggttaaaaaaaaccatacaggtaaaaatcactgagatgctccagtaacacagcagcagctgctagcgtggtgctaactgggccagttgaaaaaaaaacatactggtaaaagtcacttcctccgcgcatatattccactggtctcactgtTACCTTTTATGCTCGAGTGCAGAAAGAGTTCAACGCTAGCGTCGCGCtaaagctaacagggccggtgaaaacaaaacttaccagtaaatatatcactgagacacgccagtaacgtagcagcaacacgctagcgcagtgctaacaggggccggtaaaagtcactttctcggcacatatattccaccggtctcaatcTTAACCTTTTCtgcccgagtgcccccttgcggccgttagaaaaaatgcacaaattagccgcgtcaccacgtaagccgcagggttgaaagcgtgtgggaaaaaagtcgcggcttatagaccggaaattacggtaggtttttttttttttttttttgggggggggggtcatatcAGGAACATCTAAAATACATAATGTCACCAGGTTAAATGCTTAATACGGAAGCCTCATTCCCTCCCAGTTTTAAAGTGATGTATCACCCGGAatctcaaacaaaaaataaaaatattggacTGTCGATAAGATTGTTCTATctgttgtgcgtgtgtgcaaaATGCAGACAGCCGTCTCCCTCCCCGAGCCGCCGCTGACATTTTTAAAGCCCAAATCAATCAATGCGGATAAAAGACACGAGGACTTTTACAATTCTTGAGCAACAGCGCGAACACTATTGGACCCACGTGAGACCTCATCCGGTTAAAGTTGCTCGACAATTTAGTATcacccaatgttttttttttttttttttttgtcctgtttaaaaaatattttggactcgttttttccccccaccgaGTGGTTCGATCCAATAAGTTAAATCAATCGCAGGTGGTCAGCCAGGTGTAGGTCAGTAATTGTCATGCTTTTTATAATGTAGGACCCCCCCCTTTGTTTATCTCACCCACAACAACTGATGTCAACTGATTAAAAATGGAGGAGACGTTGCAGCGTCCCAAAAGTTACGCCTGCTCGTTTTTGGACTGTAAAGCCCAGTTCACCAAGTCGTGGAAACTGGAGGCCCACCTGTGTCAACACACGGGATTGgtaagtgcccccccccccccccctgtgattttttttttcatgtgttttggATGAGGCGGTTATATTACCCCCACTCCTctgcctgccccccccccccaagaaaccATTCTCATGTGAAAGCTGTGACAAGTATTTCTCCACCCGCTACGAGCTCACCAGGCACGAACGCAACCACAGCGGCGAGAAGGAGCACAAGTAAGGCGCCCTcttcttttaatttaattttcaagtaATGATAATTAACCCAAGTACCGCTGatggcattatttgccttaaggatgctaattgaggagctacattgtgtctttgtggatctagagataGGCTATGACAGAGTCCCAAGAGGGGGACCATGGTACTGCAtgggcaagtctggtgtggtggagaaatatgttagaatagtgccggacatgtatgagggaagcagaacagtggtgaggtgtgtgtgggggtgggactgcatcagggatccgctctaagccccttcctgtttgcggtagtaatggataggctgacagacgaggttagactggaacccccttggactatgatgttcgcagatgatattgtgatatgcagggaacaggaggaggaatacactggaaaggagagaaatgaagattatctgaagtaaatcagaatatttgtgaggggtggagggggaaggttgaggctacagggagaagagatgatggcgagggtggatgacttcaagtaCTTGGGGTCTACAATGCagattgtggtaaggaagtgaagaagcggggtggaacagttggcggaaggtgtctggtgttctatgtgacagaagagtctccgataggatgaagggtaaagtttataaaacggtggcgaggccggccatgatgtacggattagagacggtggcactgacgcgacaacaggaagcagaactggagatggcggaaatggagatgttgaggttctccctcggagtgagaaggttgaaggatgttgtgagggaggacaagaagactgggggtgttagagaggaagatggggggagggggggaagatgacacgctgtggtgacccctaacgggacaaaccgaaaggaaaagaagaagaaataattaATCCGAGATGTGGTTTGGACATCCTTTTCGGTGCAAAGGTGTCCGGCAGACGGCTGCTCCGAGGCCTTCGCGCGACACGCCAGCTTGAAAAAGCACATCGCTCGGATACACCAGCACGACGACTCCCGATATCAAGTACGATGAAactcttgacccccccccccttttttttttttttttttttttgaaacacgaCCGAGCCCTACACCTTAACTCAACTCTTGACACATCCTAAACCCGTAGCTAGTCACTGTTTGGTCATCGGGGTGACTGTACCCCCTTCTCATGTTGCTTTCAGTGCACGCATCAAGACTGCCCGAGTAGCTTCACCAAGAAGTACCAGCTCAAAGCCCACATGGGGCAACACCAAGGTCTTCTGCCTTTTTGGTAGGGCGCTACCAACCGGGCGCGCAAACTACCGCTCGTCGTCCttaagttttgtttgtttgttttttttccccctttctagTTGTCATTTTGACGGCTGTGCGAGGGAATTCCCCTCGCTTGGCAAGCTGAAGCACCATGAAAACCTTCATAAAGGTGAGTGGGTGAAATGTCCAAACCTTCTCCTGTATGCTAAATAATTAATACACAGTGTACTGATTTAAGGttacccctgtgaggataagctatgCCCTTTCCTGGGAAAGACCTGGTCCGAGTACCAGAAGCACCGCAAGGAGCACAGAGGTACGACTCCCATCTtggtcctcctttttttttttttttttttttttaaattcctacaTTGTATACAGTCAAGGTGCCGTGCTCGGCGTGCAAGAAGCAGTTCAACAACGCTTGGTTCCTGCGCCAACACGAGCTGCGCCGCCACACGGGCGGGAAACCCAGTTTCCCGTGCCCGAAACCGGGCTGCCCCAAGACGTTCACGCGCCGGTTCAACCTGGACACCCACGTCCTGGGGGACCACGAGGGGAAGAAGCCCTTCAGTTGCGCGCACGCGGGCTGCGCCAAAAGATTCGCCACGAAGGTTCACCGGACacccagaccccccccccccaaaaaaaaaaaaaaaaatgcaatctaaTAATTTGGATTAACACTTTCTTGACTATTGCTTTTTACTAGGAAAGTCTGTGGCGTCACGGAGTGGTGCACGATCCACTCAGGAAAAAGCTGAAGGTAAGACGGGGTTGCTAGACTTGTTTTAGGgttgaagttgatttttttatttttttttttttttaaattggagaaTTTCATTTCTTCacccgaaccccccccccccgcccccaatccTAGAAACTGCTCCCCAGGAAGATTCGGCCCTGGAGCGCCGCACAGGCCAAGCTGCAGGCCGCCGAGACTGACAAGCTAGTTGCCAAGATGTCCAAAATTCATTTGGAAGACCCGAGAGCTTGAGTCTGTTTAGAATTGGATTgcgcttttattttattattattatttttgtggtgGGGCTGGGGTCGTTTGCAAAAGGTCAAAAGTGAATTTCTGTTCATGCAATCtatttttgtttgcaaatgAAATAAAGCCTTAGTAGTACTGCAAAAATGGCATAGTCGCTAGTTTCATTTATTTGCAGGGAATTATTAAAACGGGACATACattcacatgtaaaaaaaaaaaaaaaaaattgggcagctGGTTGTCATGGTGATGGGGCCTGAGTGCACGGTAGGCCCCGAGTTTTGCTAAAATGAGGACTCTGGCAGGGTGGGGGCGCTTTCTCATCTGGAATCAATGCTGGTGTTGCACGTGGTCAaggtttcaagttttttttttgttttttttttcgtttttttttttgaacggtGCAGCCACCCGAACGGAGCCCTTGACTGGACGACGGCTTGGGAGTAGAGCGAAGACGGCACGAGCACGGCGGCGTGTGTTGGGAGTGCAGTCGAGTGAGCGGCACGGTACCCtctcctcacttttttttttttttttttttggtcctggaTTATAAACCCGCCGGAGCAATGTGTAAGCAGTTCGTTCTGGAACGTCCCGCCGCCGGGGCCGTGGCTATACCAGGCTCCCGGGCCAGGAGACGACTGTCAGCGCCACCCGGCTGCGCTGCTCCTTCAGCATGGGGACCAGCGCCGAGTGGCTCATTCCCGCCGTGGAGAGCCCGTTGACCGCCACGATCATGTCGCCGCACCTGACGCGGAGGTTTGCGGGTGAGTTTAAGAACATGTTTGCTTTATGATCCACCTCTGGATTCGACGCTTCGTGTTGGTGTCCAACTCACTTAAGGCGGCCGTCGTAGTAGGCGGGCGTGCCGAGGACGATGGTCTTGATGAAGAAGGCCTGGTTGCCGTGGGTCTCCTCGTAGCCCCCCACGATGCTGAAGCCCCAACTGCCGGGGTGGCTCCTCCGCAAGACGATCTCGTGGCTGCTGTGCAGGTAACTGCCGGCAAAAGGGCAAACGGAGGTCACCGCGGTGTATAATAAATAATTCATATAAGTGGCGTTCCAGTCTGTAATTTGCCGGCTGACCTGGGGAGGCCCAGCCACATGACCCAGGAGGGCGACCAATTGGCGTCGAAGTCGCTGTCGTGCGCGTGATGCAGCAGCTGGTCGCGCTGGCGCTCCTCCACCATGCTGACCTCCAGCACCCGCAGCTGCACCGAGGccgaggcggcggcggccttGAGGGTGCCCACCGCCTCGCTGTGGCTCAGGTACGTCAGGTCCTGCCCGTTGATGCTCAGGAGGACGTCGCCTTGACGCGAAAACCACGACGTCACACGCTAGTCGCCGGCAGCTCGAGTAAGGGGCGGACTCACCTCGTTTGATTCTGCCGTCCCTCGCCAGGCAGCCGTGCGGTTGGACGCTGGTCACGAAGACGGGCAGCTCGCCGCTTTTACTGCCGCGGCCGCCCGCCACCGTCATGCCCAAAGACTCGTGGGGCTCCTTCTTCACAGTGATGTGCTTCTCCTTGCAGCTAACACACTGGGACAGGTCCTGGGGACGCAGCGGGGGGGGACAATGCGGGTGTGCCGGCGACGTGGGTGTCGCGTACTTACCCGGTGGGTGCTGGTGCGGGAGAGGTGCAAGGGCAGCGGGCTGGGGCTGGTGCTGTGGTTAGGCAGGAAATGATCAAGGCAGTACAGGTCTCGGGTGGAGCTGGActttggcggcggcggcgggggggtcgGTTTGCCGGGTCGGCTGATTAGCAAGTGCACTCGCTCGCCGCTCGCCTGGAAAGTCACATGGGCCAATTAGAATTCAGTACGGACGGGGATTTAAATGGTGAGTCCGAGCCCTAATATAGACCCATTCGCATCGGTGGTCTATAAGGCTGTCCGACGAGCGCAGGCGACCCCGAACGCATCGTCACCTGGATGATCTGTGCAGCCTGTTCGGGGGTCCCGTGTCGCAGGTCCTGGTCGTTGACGGCCAAAACGCGGTCGTTGCCCCGCAGCCGGCCATCTTTGGCCGCCAGCCCCCCGTCGAGCAGGTCCAGCACAAAGACGCCGGACTCGTCGGTCCGCCGCACCAGCTTAATCCCCAGCTGCTCCGCCGAGTCCCGCTTGTGCAAGGTGATCCTCAGCGACGCGGGGCTGGGGGGGTTCCCCTCGGGGGTTGGGCAGGGGGCGTCGGGGACGGccggagtggtggtggtggtggcggcggcggagggCGGCGCCCGGGATGCGCAGCGCCGTTCCCGGAGCACGGTCAGCTGCAGGGTGGCGCACGGCCGTGCCAGCGTCGAGCGGGCAAAACTATGTGGCACATTGCTGATGTCTACGTTGTTCACCTGAGACCAGAAATCAAATTAGTTTGAATTTAAGTGAACTATATTGAATTTGATTCTAAGATTGAATGATTGGCAAACTGAATTGAGTAAATAATAGCAAAACCGAATGGATGGCAAGTGATGgaattgaatgaaataaaaaatgaaatcaatttaATCTGACCTGGAGTATCTGGTCCCCCGCCAGCAGCCGCCCGTCCCGTGCGATGACGCCGTCCCGGTACACTTCCTGGATCACGATGTTGATGAGCGGCGTCTCGTTCCCGCCCACGATGCTGATGCCCAGCTCCACGTACGGGTTGGCCCGGTGCACCTCCACCGCCGTTATCTCGCCTTCAGGGAGCGACGGCAACTTGACGCAACCTGGCGGGACCGCAAAGCGCAAATAACGCCGCTGGATCTCACCAACCCGTGGAGTAGTTTTAGCCATTGCTCAAATAAAGGGAAGGGACCAGTTTTAATTGGGTGTGTACACTTGTACAACCACATGatctcaggtttttttttttttttttttttttttttaaataaggttTTGTTACTTTTGGTTTTACAGGTTatgggtcacattaatggtggaaaagtcTTTCCACTGGGTCTTGAACCCTCTCACGGTGTAATGTACCGCAACGACGAAGTACCTTCTTCTGCAGAAAGAGGCGGAGACTCGGGGCAGTCCCAGCCAGAGGAAGTGGAGCTGACCGAGCGAAGGAGGTGGATGCAAGGGTTGCTGAGGGGTCGCTTCACCCTGGGGATGATGCACTCCATCCCCACCACACCTGAGGGACCACACCCACGACTCAGGACTGACGGAGTCACTGAcgcagtttgaaatttttttcttttgcgccGACTCACTGTCTTCCTCGGTGCTCTCCTCGAAGGCGGGGTTGTCCAGGCCAGCCTCGTTGGTCCTCATCGGCGGGGTGTCGCCGCCGCTGTTCAGGGCGAGTGGCGGCGAGGGGGTGGCGTCGCCCAGGTCTGTCTGCGGCGTGCGGGGGGAGCGCGGAGGACTTTTCACCGCGGGTCGCTCGTCGCCGCTCTCCTTGCGTGGATCGTCCACGCTGGTCTGCTGGGATCGTGTCCCTGGACACCTGCGCCCAGGTGACATAACGAAAATTCATTATCTTTCTTCAACTAGAGCTGACCCGCCCCCAGTGgtaaattttccccaaaaaacgCTATTCAGATCGTCCACTTTCCTAACAGCGACTCTTGACTCCTGTTGCTATCTTGGAGCGCTAAGCCGCGAAAACCCACCTGGGGTGGGAAATCTGATCTTTGTTTAAAAGAATCTCACGTTAATCCCCACAAAGGAGATCTCGATTGATCTTTCTGGAACCGTCTGCGGTTATTTTGTCGGAACAATCCAACCACTTTCCGTCTTTAACATGTCGgtccttttttttggttttaaagaGAGAAGTGATGTGAAGCGTGTAAAGGCAGGTACCAAGCGTGAGACGTTGTATAAAAGGGAAAGAAAAGGCTGAGTCAGAAAAGCTTTCAACTGCTCGTTAGCGTGAGCGGGTTAATGGAAATCCCCTTACccggcgaggggggggggggcaagcggATAAGCCGTCAACAAGCAAAGCGTCAAAGCACAGGTGGCGGAGTTTAGGGAAAATCAACAAGACACTCCTGAGGCTCTCTGGACCCCTAAACCTTCTAGATATTGTAGTTTTACAGCGATTCTCTATGGGGTTGAGATCAGGGGAACTGGGCGGCCCTTTAAAACCATATAAACTCAAGCTTCGATACCTTCTTGCTGCTTATCTTTGGATTTTTCGGAACTAGTGTTGATCCATTCGCTCAACATACTTTCCTCGATAGTCTAAGCCTTTGTCTGAAACAGTCTTATCGCAATCCCTTCATATGTTTCCTTGAATTAGGCTTCGGTGGGAAACTAATTAGCCAACTTTCCCGAGATTTACTTGGAAGTAGACATGGGCCACGCACTCACCACAAGCCGGGGTTGCCCTTGGCCGTTTCGCAGAAGAAGTGATTGAAAAGATCCCTGGTGTTGAAGTTGCTCAGCATGGTTGCCCGAAGGAAGGTGGGAAACGCCGAGAAGCTTCTGTTCGGCCAACCCATGACTGTGTGACTTGGGAGCCACTAATCCCTCGTCACATGACCTACAGCCCAAGTAATCCACCCCAAGCTTCCACTCTCTCAAGGTTTCGCAGCAACTGGTCCAAACTGGCCAAGAGTCAAAGCGAGCGTCAAAGTGATGGGTTAGAAGAACCGCGAGATAAAGCGCCTGATTGACGCTATCGCACCGTTGACCGAAAGACTTTCACCGTTGTTTAGCTAAATCACAAACTAGTGATGGCATGCAACAAGTCCTTTGCCCTGCCTCAGCCACTGATATCTGGATTTTGGCCTTTTTTACTGCTGCTTCTCCTCTCACTTCCCCCTTTCCACTCATCCTCAGAGAGGGTGCAGCCATACCACTTTCTACCCATCTGTTGCCATAAATGACATGTGCTCCTCTGACTATCGCTACAAAAGAAGCTAAAAACGTTAGCCGAACTTTACATGTTCACGCTTTCCCGGTTTCCCATCCCTGGTAACGCCACGGCGGCGGCATTCCGATCAAAGTTTCCCGCTCACCTGTGTTTAAGGTGCGCCTCCAGGTCGCATCTGGGCATGCTGAGCGAGCAGAGCGGCGTCAGCGGGCACGTGACCGACAGCTTGTCCAGCAGCTTGTGCACCAGGATGCTGGACCTGCGGCACGCCGGCAGCTGCAGCCGCGTGCGGTCCAGCGGGCAGAAGTCCCTCTCCTGCAGGAAGCTGCGCAGGCACCGGGCGCAGAAGGTGTGCCCGCACGGCGTGTCCAGCGGCTGCACCAGCGGCTGCAGGCAGATGTGGCACACCAG contains:
- the rpl21 gene encoding 60S ribosomal protein L21, with the protein product MTNTRGKRRGTRYMFSRPFRKHGPIPLSTYMRIYKKGDIVDIKGTGTVQKGMPHKCYHGKTGRVYNVTQHAVGVIVNKQVKGKILAKKINVRIEHVKHSKSRDSFLQRVKENERKKMEAKQNGTWVELKRQPAAPREAHFVSTKKNKPQLLEPIPYEFMA
- the gtf3ab gene encoding general transcription factor IIIA, b gives rise to the protein MEETLQRPKSYACSFLDCKAQFTKSWKLEAHLCQHTGLKPFSCESCDKYFSTRYELTRHERNHSGEKEHKCPADGCSEAFARHASLKKHIARIHQHDDSRYQCTHQDCPSSFTKKYQLKAHMGQHQGLLPFCCHFDGCAREFPSLGKLKHHENLHKGYPCEDKLCPFLGKTWSEYQKHRKEHRVKVPCSACKKQFNNAWFLRQHELRRHTGGKPSFPCPKPGCPKTFTRRFNLDTHVLGDHEGKKPFSCAHAGCAKRFATKESLWRHGVVHDPLRKKLKKLLPRKIRPWSAAQAKLQAAETDKLVAKMSKIHLEDPRA
- the lnx2a gene encoding ligand of Numb protein X 2a translates to MGSPGCEVALSGPAEPAPEAPCPECGQVHRSRENHLYNYRLEVDDDLVCHICLQPLVQPLDTPCGHTFCARCLRSFLQERDFCPLDRTRLQLPACRRSSILVHKLLDKLSVTCPLTPLCSLSMPRCDLEAHLKHRCPGTRSQQTSVDDPRKESGDERPAVKSPPRSPRTPQTDLGDATPSPPLALNSGGDTPPMRTNEAGLDNPAFEESTEEDSVVGMECIIPRVKRPLSNPCIHLLRSVSSTSSGWDCPESPPLSAEEGCVKLPSLPEGEITAVEVHRANPYVELGISIVGGNETPLINIVIQEVYRDGVIARDGRLLAGDQILQVNNVDISNVPHSFARSTLARPCATLQLTVLRERRCASRAPPSAAATTTTTPAVPDAPCPTPEGNPPSPASLRITLHKRDSAEQLGIKLVRRTDESGVFVLDLLDGGLAAKDGRLRGNDRVLAVNDQDLRHGTPEQAAQIIQASGERVHLLISRPGKPTPPPPPPKSSSTRDLYCLDHFLPNHSTSPSPLPLHLSRTSTHRDLSQCVSCKEKHITVKKEPHESLGMTVAGGRGSKSGELPVFVTSVQPHGCLARDGRIKRGDVLLSINGQDLTYLSHSEAVGTLKAAAASASVQLRVLEVSMVEERQRDQLLHHAHDSDFDANWSPSWVMWLGLPSYLHSSHEIVLRRSHPGSWGFSIVGGYEETHGNQAFFIKTIVLGTPAYYDGRLKCGDMIVAVNGLSTAGMSHSALVPMLKEQRSRVALTVVSWPGSLV